One genomic window of Methanosarcina acetivorans C2A includes the following:
- the cdhA gene encoding CO dehydrogenase/acetyl-CoA synthase complex subunit alpha, which translates to MSKLTTGSFSIEDLESVQITINNIVGAAKEAAEEKAKELGPMGPTAMAGLASYRSWNLLLLDRYEPVLTPMCDQCCYCTYGPCDLSGNKRGACGIDMAGQTGREFFLRVITGTACHAAHGRHLLDHVIEVFGEDLPLNLGESNVLTPNVTICTGLSPKTLGECRAPMEYVEEQLTQLLATIHAGQESAEIDYDSKALFSGSLDHVGMEVSDIAQVSAYDFPKADPEAPLIEIGMGSIDKSKPLIVAIGHNVAGVTYIMDYMEENNLTDKMEIAGLCCTAFDMTRYKEADRRAPYAKIVGSLAKELKVIRSGMPDVIVVDEQCVRGDVLSESQKLKIPVIASNEKIMMGLPDRTDADVDSIVEEIKSGAIPGCVMLDYDKLGELIPKIAEVMAPIRDAEGITAIPTDEEFKVYIDKCVKCGECMLACPEELDIPEALEYAAKGSYEYLEALHDVCIGCRRCEQVCKKEIPILNVLEKAAQKSISEEKGWVRSGRGQASDAEIRKEGLNLVMGTTPGIIAIIGCPNYPAGTKDVYLIAEEFLKRNYLLAVSGCSAMDIGMFKDEDGKTLYEKYPGTFAGGGLLNTGSCVSNAHISGAAEKVAGIFAQRTLAGNLAEIADYTLNRVGACGLAWGAYSQKAASIGTGCNIYGIPAVLGPHSSKYRRALIAKNYDESKWKVYDGRDGSEMTIPPAPEFLLTTAETWQEAIPMMAKACIRPSDNNMGRSIKLTHWMELSKKYLGVEPEDWWKFVRNEADLPLAKREELLKRLEAEHGWEIDWKRKKIISGPKIKFDVSAQPTNLKRLCKEA; encoded by the coding sequence ATGAGCAAACTAACTACCGGGAGTTTTTCTATAGAAGATCTGGAATCCGTTCAGATCACTATTAATAATATTGTAGGGGCAGCAAAGGAGGCTGCTGAAGAAAAAGCAAAAGAGTTAGGCCCGATGGGCCCCACTGCTATGGCAGGTCTGGCATCCTACAGAAGCTGGAACTTGCTTCTTCTTGACCGCTACGAACCTGTCCTGACCCCTATGTGTGACCAGTGCTGTTACTGTACCTATGGACCATGTGACCTCTCCGGAAACAAAAGAGGGGCATGTGGTATTGACATGGCCGGACAAACCGGGAGAGAATTTTTCCTTCGTGTAATTACAGGTACAGCCTGCCACGCTGCCCACGGTCGCCACCTGCTTGACCATGTAATTGAAGTCTTTGGTGAAGATCTCCCCCTTAACCTTGGGGAATCAAACGTCCTGACCCCGAACGTCACAATCTGCACAGGACTGAGCCCAAAGACCCTCGGAGAATGCAGAGCCCCGATGGAGTATGTCGAAGAACAGCTCACCCAGCTCCTTGCAACCATCCACGCAGGTCAGGAAAGCGCAGAAATTGACTATGATTCAAAAGCCCTTTTCAGCGGCAGCCTTGACCACGTTGGGATGGAAGTCTCCGATATCGCTCAGGTCTCAGCATATGACTTCCCGAAAGCTGACCCCGAAGCCCCGCTTATTGAAATCGGTATGGGATCCATTGACAAGTCCAAACCACTCATTGTTGCAATCGGGCACAACGTAGCCGGTGTAACATACATCATGGACTACATGGAAGAAAATAATCTGACCGACAAGATGGAAATCGCTGGACTTTGCTGTACCGCATTCGACATGACCAGGTACAAGGAAGCCGACAGGAGAGCTCCGTACGCAAAGATCGTAGGGTCTCTAGCAAAAGAACTGAAGGTTATCCGCTCCGGAATGCCTGATGTCATTGTTGTGGACGAACAGTGCGTCCGCGGTGATGTCCTTTCAGAATCCCAGAAGCTCAAGATCCCTGTGATCGCATCAAACGAAAAGATCATGATGGGCCTGCCGGACCGTACGGATGCTGATGTAGACTCGATAGTTGAAGAGATCAAGTCAGGAGCAATTCCGGGTTGTGTGATGCTGGATTATGATAAACTCGGAGAACTCATCCCGAAGATTGCCGAAGTAATGGCTCCAATCCGTGATGCGGAAGGTATTACAGCAATCCCGACTGACGAGGAATTCAAGGTATACATCGACAAGTGTGTCAAGTGTGGAGAATGCATGCTGGCATGTCCGGAAGAACTCGATATCCCGGAAGCCCTGGAATATGCAGCTAAGGGAAGCTACGAGTATCTTGAAGCCCTTCACGATGTATGTATCGGCTGCCGCCGCTGCGAGCAGGTCTGTAAGAAGGAAATTCCAATCCTGAATGTGCTTGAGAAGGCTGCACAGAAATCCATCAGCGAAGAGAAAGGATGGGTCAGATCAGGCAGAGGACAGGCAAGTGATGCAGAAATCAGGAAAGAAGGCCTGAACCTCGTTATGGGAACTACCCCAGGTATCATCGCAATTATCGGATGCCCGAACTATCCGGCAGGTACCAAAGATGTCTATCTCATTGCCGAAGAGTTCCTGAAGAGAAACTACCTCCTCGCAGTAAGCGGCTGTTCCGCAATGGACATCGGTATGTTCAAAGATGAGGACGGCAAGACCCTTTATGAAAAGTACCCTGGTACATTCGCAGGTGGAGGGCTGCTTAACACCGGTTCCTGTGTGTCCAATGCACACATCAGTGGAGCCGCAGAGAAAGTTGCCGGAATCTTTGCCCAGAGAACCCTTGCAGGAAACCTGGCAGAAATTGCAGACTACACTCTCAACCGTGTAGGTGCATGCGGACTTGCCTGGGGTGCATACTCCCAGAAGGCAGCTTCAATCGGTACCGGATGTAATATATATGGTATCCCTGCAGTTCTCGGCCCTCACAGCTCCAAGTACAGGAGAGCCCTGATTGCCAAGAACTATGATGAGTCCAAGTGGAAAGTCTACGACGGCAGAGACGGCTCAGAGATGACCATCCCACCAGCACCTGAATTCCTCCTGACCACTGCAGAGACCTGGCAGGAAGCAATCCCGATGATGGCAAAAGCCTGTATTCGCCCATCCGATAACAACATGGGCAGGTCCATAAAGCTGACCCACTGGATGGAGCTTTCCAAGAAGTACCTCGGTGTAGAGCCCGAAGACTGGTGGAAGTTCGTCAGGAATGAAGCTGACCTCCCACTTGCCAAGCGTGAAGAGCTCCTCAAGAGGCTCGAGGCAGAGCATGGCTGGGAAATTGACTGGAAGAGGAAGAAGATCATCTCCGGTCCGAAGATCAAATTCGATGTCTCCGCACAGCCAACTAACCTCAAGAGACTTTGCAAGGAGGCCTGA
- the cdhB gene encoding CO dehydrogenase/acetyl-CoA synthase complex subunit epsilon, with amino-acid sequence MVDTTKNTKLFTSYGVTTSKTTTPEIAAKLISKAKRPLLVVGTKVLDPELLDRAVKIAQKANIPIAATGSSMPGFVGKDVDAKYINLHQLGFYVTDPNWPGLDGNGTYDTLIVLGHIKYYINQVLSGTKNFSTVKAIAIERNYIQNATMSFGNLSKADHYAALDELIDAL; translated from the coding sequence ATGGTAGACACTACCAAGAACACAAAACTCTTTACCAGCTACGGAGTGACAACTTCCAAGACAACTACCCCAGAGATCGCAGCCAAGCTGATTTCAAAGGCAAAGAGACCACTTCTTGTGGTAGGGACCAAAGTTCTTGATCCTGAACTCCTGGACAGGGCGGTAAAGATTGCACAGAAGGCAAATATCCCGATTGCAGCGACAGGAAGTTCTATGCCAGGCTTTGTGGGAAAGGATGTGGATGCAAAGTACATCAACCTGCACCAGCTCGGCTTTTACGTAACAGACCCGAACTGGCCCGGCCTTGATGGCAACGGAACATATGACACCCTCATCGTCCTGGGACACATAAAGTACTACATCAACCAGGTACTGTCCGGAACAAAGAACTTCAGCACCGTAAAAGCAATTGCAATTGAAAGAAACTACATCCAGAACGCAACGATGTCTTTCGGAAACCTGAGCAAAGCAGACCACTATGCTGCCCTGGATGAGCTTATTGATGCATTATGA
- a CDS encoding rhomboid family intramembrane serine protease — protein MTGRIKSSVSTSPSMAIIFLCVISFFLEMLPGIGPLYISAFQFDPGSLLARPWTLVTYIFLHTGLWHLFFNMLVLYFFGTALERRVGNKQLLGIFFTAGVLSAIGYAFLSRPIFNIYPGPMVGASGAIYGVFAALTVLEPNIKVYVYFVPMRLKHALLLFAVFDFLMVNSSDMIAHTAHLSGLFVGLYMGFRMKKIHEKYMRSRYDGRW, from the coding sequence ATGACCGGCAGAATCAAAAGTTCAGTCTCTACAAGCCCGTCGATGGCAATTATTTTCCTGTGCGTAATTTCTTTCTTTCTGGAAATGCTTCCGGGTATAGGTCCTCTCTATATCAGTGCTTTTCAGTTTGATCCCGGCTCTCTTCTGGCAAGGCCGTGGACGCTTGTTACATATATTTTCCTGCACACCGGATTGTGGCACCTTTTTTTCAATATGCTTGTCCTGTACTTCTTCGGGACTGCCCTTGAGAGAAGGGTGGGAAATAAACAGCTCCTGGGGATCTTTTTTACTGCAGGAGTTTTATCTGCAATAGGATATGCCTTCTTAAGCCGACCCATTTTCAATATCTACCCCGGACCTATGGTTGGGGCGAGCGGGGCTATTTACGGGGTTTTTGCCGCCCTTACTGTCCTGGAGCCGAACATAAAGGTGTATGTTTATTTTGTCCCCATGCGTTTAAAACACGCCCTCTTGCTGTTTGCTGTCTTTGATTTTCTGATGGTTAATTCGTCGGACATGATAGCCCATACCGCTCACCTGAGCGGGCTCTTCGTAGGGCTCTACATGGGTTTCCGCATGAAAAAAATCCATGAAAAATATATGAGATCGAGGTACGATGGCAGGTGGTGA
- a CDS encoding TIGR00288 family NYN domain-containing protein, with protein MKPVKSGLDSISRYLRTKKEVGRRKIGLLVDGPNILRKEFDVNLEEIRDVLKDYGNIKIGRVFLNQYASDKLVEAIENHGLEPIICSSDVDVRLAVEGMELVYNPNIDTLAIVTRDADFKPLLNKANEHGKETIIFGVEPGFSTALKNSADYVILMDKNHMSGYDDEADEEKLDASEFEEYPEDEHEESAEKI; from the coding sequence ATGAAGCCTGTAAAAAGCGGACTTGATTCCATTTCTAGATACCTCCGTACCAAGAAAGAGGTCGGCAGGAGGAAAATAGGACTTCTGGTGGATGGACCGAATATCCTCCGAAAAGAGTTTGACGTAAATCTTGAGGAAATAAGGGACGTTCTGAAGGACTACGGGAATATCAAGATCGGACGCGTTTTCCTGAACCAGTATGCCTCTGACAAGCTTGTCGAGGCTATTGAAAACCATGGCCTTGAGCCTATCATCTGTTCCAGTGATGTGGATGTGCGCCTCGCGGTTGAGGGCATGGAACTGGTCTACAACCCCAACATAGATACTCTTGCAATTGTGACCCGAGATGCGGATTTCAAGCCGCTCCTGAATAAAGCAAACGAACACGGGAAAGAGACCATTATTTTCGGGGTTGAGCCCGGATTTTCCACCGCGCTCAAGAATTCTGCGGATTATGTTATTCTCATGGACAAAAACCACATGAGCGGTTATGATGACGAGGCCGATGAGGAAAAACTTGACGCCTCGGAGTTCGAAGAATATCCGGAAGACGAACACGAAGAATCTGCGGAAAAGATCTGA
- a CDS encoding carbon monoxide dehydrogenase accessory protein CooC codes for MTKVIAITGKGGTGKTAVAALLIRYLSKKGKFLLAVDADADTNLPETLGCENVKTIGDAKEFLQAEITKPRPDNPDMNKESILKSKVYEIIEEMPGYDLLVMGRPEGSGCYCYVNNLLRGIMDKLITNYEVVVIDAEAGLEHFSRKIIRDIDDLIVVTDASRRGFRTAERIRELVSELDSNVGRIHVIANKVTDANREELTKLAEELKLSLIGMIPLDPKIEEMDIKGIPLYEITDDSVAAMEIEKIVQKLGY; via the coding sequence GTGACCAAAGTAATTGCAATAACGGGAAAAGGTGGGACTGGTAAAACAGCGGTAGCGGCTCTTCTGATCCGCTACCTTTCCAAAAAAGGGAAGTTTCTACTGGCAGTTGATGCGGATGCAGATACTAACCTTCCTGAAACCCTGGGATGTGAGAATGTAAAAACAATCGGGGATGCAAAAGAGTTTCTACAGGCCGAGATTACAAAACCGAGACCTGATAACCCCGATATGAACAAAGAGTCAATACTTAAAAGCAAGGTCTATGAGATAATTGAAGAGATGCCGGGATACGACCTCCTTGTAATGGGAAGGCCGGAAGGCTCAGGATGCTATTGCTATGTAAACAACCTGCTACGCGGAATAATGGACAAACTGATCACGAATTATGAGGTGGTTGTAATTGACGCGGAAGCAGGGCTTGAGCATTTCAGCCGAAAGATTATCCGGGACATAGATGACCTTATTGTAGTAACTGACGCTTCACGAAGGGGATTTCGGACTGCTGAAAGGATAAGGGAACTGGTGAGTGAACTGGATTCAAATGTGGGAAGAATTCACGTTATTGCAAACAAAGTTACAGATGCTAACCGCGAAGAGCTCACTAAACTGGCAGAGGAGTTGAAACTAAGCCTGATAGGTATGATACCATTAGATCCAAAAATTGAGGAAATGGACATAAAGGGAATACCTCTCTATGAAATAACGGATGATTCGGTTGCTGCAATGGAAATCGAAAAAATAGTACAAAAACTGGGGTACTGA
- a CDS encoding DUF2103 domain-containing protein: MTENKDSLQENAQNPSKNKLGGTHTTVIGGRSGKKLIKLVSQHPEIKKVIPSVISVKGVAGGKLAGKVLRADARGNLRLLLSEGRSFQEIRLVTTVGTAEEGDRIMNELNEILKNAL; encoded by the coding sequence ATGACAGAGAATAAAGATAGCTTACAGGAAAACGCTCAAAACCCTTCAAAGAACAAACTTGGTGGAACTCATACTACCGTTATTGGAGGGAGAAGTGGAAAAAAACTGATAAAGCTTGTAAGCCAGCACCCAGAAATAAAAAAAGTAATTCCGTCCGTAATTTCCGTAAAAGGTGTCGCAGGTGGGAAGCTTGCCGGAAAAGTCCTGCGAGCTGATGCCAGAGGGAACCTGAGGCTACTGTTATCTGAAGGCAGAAGTTTTCAGGAAATAAGGCTGGTGACAACGGTCGGTACAGCTGAGGAGGGGGACAGAATCATGAACGAATTAAATGAGATCTTAAAAAATGCCCTCTGA
- the cdhD gene encoding CO dehydrogenase/acetyl-CoA synthase subunit delta: MAKKMKLSDITNMFAGMDVEALEGVTIEGDIEIDLGGLGGGFDPMLAAALGQESAILAQHFARLAGMFGYPVGIGAPAAPAVSPALAAPKLKDLIPAKFDVANIAEWATEIQEVPIGNTSADGGSRGKRVMLGGEKALPFYFDAPMPNRNQVTIDVFDMRIGLAKAVKENYDEVMDSPGEWAKKNVEKFNADMITIHLISTDPLIKDTPAKEAAKTVEEVLQAVDVPIAIGGSGNPQKDPEVLARAAEVSEGERCLLASASLNLDYAAIAEAALKYDHDVLSWTQLDMNAQKELNRKLMKQCNVPRDRIIMDPTTAALGYGLDYAYTNMERIRLAALMGDDELTFPMSSGTTNAWGARESWMVSSPLKEDSDWGPREYRGPIWEIVTGLSLAIAGNDLFMMMHPTSVAVLKQITQTLFGMIDTEQVDVANWIGAEV; the protein is encoded by the coding sequence ATGGCAAAGAAAATGAAGTTATCTGATATAACAAACATGTTCGCGGGGATGGATGTAGAAGCCCTCGAAGGTGTGACTATTGAAGGGGACATTGAGATAGATCTCGGTGGACTCGGAGGCGGCTTTGACCCGATGCTTGCCGCAGCTCTTGGGCAGGAGAGCGCAATACTTGCCCAGCACTTCGCAAGACTTGCAGGCATGTTCGGATACCCTGTGGGAATTGGCGCACCAGCAGCTCCGGCGGTTTCCCCTGCTCTGGCAGCCCCGAAACTGAAGGATCTAATCCCTGCAAAGTTCGATGTTGCTAACATCGCTGAGTGGGCAACCGAGATCCAGGAAGTGCCTATAGGCAACACCTCGGCAGACGGCGGAAGCCGTGGAAAGAGAGTGATGTTGGGTGGAGAGAAAGCCCTTCCGTTCTACTTTGACGCACCAATGCCGAACAGGAACCAGGTCACTATTGACGTGTTCGACATGAGGATAGGGCTTGCAAAAGCTGTCAAGGAGAACTATGATGAAGTCATGGACAGCCCGGGAGAATGGGCAAAGAAGAACGTTGAGAAATTCAACGCTGACATGATCACCATACACCTGATTTCAACAGACCCGCTTATCAAAGACACTCCTGCAAAGGAAGCAGCCAAGACAGTAGAAGAAGTGCTCCAGGCTGTTGATGTGCCAATTGCCATCGGCGGATCAGGGAACCCACAGAAGGACCCAGAAGTACTGGCAAGAGCAGCAGAAGTTTCGGAAGGAGAGCGCTGCCTGCTTGCATCGGCCAGCCTGAACCTGGACTATGCAGCAATAGCAGAAGCAGCACTAAAATACGATCACGATGTGCTTTCCTGGACACAGCTGGACATGAACGCCCAGAAGGAACTAAACAGGAAACTCATGAAGCAGTGCAACGTCCCAAGAGACAGAATCATCATGGACCCGACCACTGCAGCCCTCGGATATGGTCTCGACTACGCTTACACCAACATGGAGCGTATCAGACTTGCAGCCCTAATGGGTGACGACGAACTGACATTCCCGATGTCTTCAGGGACCACAAACGCATGGGGTGCCCGTGAGTCATGGATGGTCAGCTCCCCACTAAAGGAAGACTCCGACTGGGGCCCGAGAGAGTACAGAGGTCCGATATGGGAAATCGTTACAGGACTGTCACTTGCAATTGCAGGAAACGATCTCTTCATGATGATGCACCCAACATCGGTTGCTGTCCTGAAACAGATAACCCAGACCCTATTCGGTATGATCGACACAGAGCAGGTTGATGTCGCTAACTGGATCGGAGCGGAGGTGTAA
- a CDS encoding ACT domain-containing protein has product MEDKIIKQISLFAENKPGRLASVANKLKSAGINIRAFTIAESGDFGIIRMVVDRSDYAHSVLHEAGFTVSETSVLGIEMEDVPGSMSRIAEVFGAANINLDYAYAFVTRDQKALLIVRVNEIDRAIKTLEENSIKLIGMKELEKI; this is encoded by the coding sequence ATGGAAGACAAAATTATAAAACAAATTTCCCTTTTTGCGGAAAACAAACCTGGCAGACTTGCAAGCGTGGCAAATAAATTGAAAAGCGCCGGCATAAATATCAGGGCGTTTACCATTGCCGAGTCAGGAGACTTCGGAATCATCCGAATGGTTGTTGACAGGTCAGACTATGCGCACAGTGTACTCCATGAGGCCGGATTCACAGTTTCAGAAACCAGTGTTCTGGGAATTGAAATGGAAGATGTCCCAGGCAGCATGTCCCGGATTGCGGAAGTTTTCGGAGCAGCGAATATCAACCTTGATTATGCCTATGCTTTTGTTACCCGAGACCAAAAAGCCCTTCTCATAGTCCGGGTAAATGAAATTGACAGGGCGATAAAAACGCTGGAAGAAAACAGCATAAAGCTAATCGGCATGAAGGAACTTGAAAAGATCTGA
- the cdhC gene encoding CO dehydrogenase/CO-methylating acetyl-CoA synthase complex subunit beta produces MAEFPFEISPMFEGERVRKEGMFVELGGPKSLGLELVRAKPMDEIEDDKVTIVGPDLKEMEEGKTYPWAMIFNIGGELVEPDLESVVERRVHDFINYCQGIMHLNQRYDVWMRVSKDTAAKMDSFEPFGQAVMMLFKTELPFIEKMQVTFYTEQAEVEKQLEEAKAIFKARDERTKDLHDEDVDVFYGCTLCQSFAPTNVCVVSPDRVSLCGAINWFDGRAAAKVDPEGPQFEITKGDLIDAEKGEYTGVNDIAKKLSAGEFDKIKLHSFFDAPHTSCGCFEVVGFYIPEVDGIGWVNREYQGMAPNGIGFSTMAGQTGGGKQIVGFLGIGINYFYSPKFIQADGGWNRVVWLPSMLKDKIAETIPEDLKDKIATENDATDIESLKAFLQEKGHPVVATWAAAEEEEEEEEEEEEEVAVAAAPMMMPAAGFQMPAMPMMSGGSSGGIKLTFKNAKITIDKMIISEKKEKK; encoded by the coding sequence ATGGCAGAATTCCCATTTGAGATTTCCCCAATGTTTGAAGGAGAAAGAGTAAGGAAAGAAGGAATGTTCGTCGAACTTGGGGGCCCGAAATCCCTCGGTCTCGAACTTGTCCGTGCAAAGCCTATGGATGAGATTGAAGACGATAAAGTAACAATCGTCGGTCCTGACCTCAAAGAAATGGAAGAGGGAAAGACCTACCCCTGGGCAATGATCTTTAACATAGGTGGAGAACTTGTAGAGCCTGACCTTGAGTCTGTAGTCGAAAGGCGTGTCCACGACTTCATCAACTACTGCCAGGGCATTATGCACCTCAACCAGAGGTACGATGTCTGGATGAGAGTGTCCAAGGACACCGCTGCAAAGATGGACTCGTTTGAGCCCTTCGGACAGGCCGTCATGATGCTCTTCAAGACAGAACTGCCCTTCATCGAGAAGATGCAGGTGACATTCTACACCGAACAGGCTGAAGTTGAAAAGCAGCTTGAAGAAGCAAAGGCGATCTTCAAGGCAAGAGACGAGAGGACAAAGGACCTCCATGATGAAGATGTGGACGTCTTCTACGGATGTACCCTCTGCCAGTCCTTTGCCCCGACCAACGTTTGTGTTGTCTCCCCTGACAGGGTCTCCCTCTGTGGTGCAATCAACTGGTTCGACGGCCGAGCAGCAGCAAAAGTAGACCCCGAAGGCCCACAGTTTGAAATCACCAAGGGTGACCTGATTGATGCCGAGAAGGGTGAATACACCGGGGTCAACGATATTGCAAAGAAACTCTCAGCCGGAGAATTCGACAAGATCAAACTCCACTCCTTCTTCGATGCCCCTCACACCTCCTGTGGATGCTTCGAAGTAGTCGGATTCTATATCCCTGAAGTAGACGGTATAGGCTGGGTTAACAGGGAATACCAGGGAATGGCACCTAACGGGATCGGATTCTCAACAATGGCCGGCCAGACCGGTGGCGGTAAGCAGATCGTAGGGTTCCTGGGTATCGGTATAAACTATTTCTACTCCCCGAAGTTCATCCAGGCCGATGGCGGCTGGAACAGAGTTGTCTGGCTCCCCTCGATGCTGAAGGACAAGATTGCCGAAACCATTCCTGAAGACCTCAAAGACAAGATCGCAACCGAAAACGATGCCACTGACATTGAATCTCTGAAGGCTTTCCTCCAGGAGAAGGGACATCCGGTAGTTGCTACCTGGGCAGCAGCTGAGGAGGAAGAAGAGGAAGAAGAGGAAGAAGAAGAGGAAGTAGCAGTTGCAGCAGCTCCAATGATGATGCCAGCAGCCGGCTTCCAGATGCCTGCAATGCCAATGATGTCAGGCGGTTCAAGCGGCGGAATTAAGCTGACCTTCAAGAACGCAAAGATCACCATTGACAAGATGATCATCAGCGAGAAGAAGGAAAAGAAATAA
- a CDS encoding methanogenesis marker 12 protein, producing the protein MTFIGVDHGTTAMRFALIEDEKVLTFELGRAEAAAMSEKEILAAIEREFGIRIGDIDLVALTYSMGDGFSAIKDVRKLEGRGLQSIEGAGKKTGGGTRVFDAVRNSEIPAIAIPGLHSGSRVDPRMKVFSHLTSPEKLGIAYHILCLGYEDFVVSDISSNTVTLAVVAGKVIGAIDACIFAPGVHHGPLDLQAIRNVDDRLQTANQAFIEAGTLKMTPYKDREELLKAAGKGEKPALLALDTIALFAAMEIASMQLLMKDYGTTGTVFLAGSVGEVEYVQKKICTHLDQECLSLGKWHAAIGCAEIARDVSAGKKQILGVNVDYP; encoded by the coding sequence TTGACATTCATAGGGGTTGACCACGGGACAACTGCAATGCGTTTTGCACTTATTGAGGATGAAAAGGTCCTGACCTTTGAACTCGGAAGAGCTGAAGCGGCTGCAATGTCAGAAAAAGAAATTCTGGCAGCCATTGAAAGAGAGTTTGGGATCAGGATTGGAGATATCGACCTGGTTGCTCTGACCTACTCCATGGGAGATGGCTTTTCTGCAATAAAGGATGTAAGGAAACTTGAAGGCAGAGGGCTCCAGAGTATAGAAGGCGCAGGAAAAAAGACAGGTGGAGGCACAAGGGTATTTGATGCAGTCCGGAACTCCGAAATTCCGGCGATAGCAATTCCCGGTCTTCATTCAGGGAGTAGAGTTGACCCGAGAATGAAGGTCTTTTCCCATCTCACAAGCCCGGAAAAGCTGGGGATTGCATACCACATCCTCTGTCTAGGCTATGAAGACTTCGTAGTTTCCGATATCAGTTCTAATACCGTAACCCTGGCAGTTGTTGCAGGAAAGGTAATTGGGGCAATTGACGCCTGTATCTTCGCTCCGGGAGTTCACCACGGACCTCTTGACCTGCAGGCGATCAGAAACGTTGACGACAGGCTCCAGACCGCAAACCAGGCTTTTATAGAAGCAGGGACCCTGAAGATGACTCCGTATAAAGACAGGGAAGAACTGCTCAAGGCAGCCGGGAAAGGAGAAAAGCCTGCCCTGCTTGCCCTTGATACGATAGCCCTTTTTGCAGCCATGGAAATCGCTTCCATGCAACTCCTCATGAAAGATTATGGAACTACCGGCACGGTCTTTCTTGCAGGCTCGGTCGGAGAAGTAGAGTATGTGCAGAAAAAGATCTGCACTCATCTGGATCAGGAGTGCCTGAGCCTCGGGAAGTGGCACGCTGCAATCGGCTGTGCCGAAATAGCAAGGGATGTTTCTGCCGGAAAAAAACAGATCCTGGGAGTAAACGTCGATTATCCGTAA